In Flammeovirgaceae bacterium 311, one DNA window encodes the following:
- a CDS encoding hypothetical protein (COG1293 Predicted RNA-binding protein homologous to eukaryotic snRNP), protein MQNNYYFLRQLSQQLEKLLMGATLFECYSQSKGELSLSFMSKEVAEVHVKGTFQPDFTCLYLPLQLQRARRNSVDLFPEVTGKKVTGLVQYSHDRSFSICFEDERSLLFKLHGNRANVILTYQDQPISLFKNKLAKDWQIQPKELHRHIAPGFKDFEEAGGDPRKVFPTLGPEPLAYLQEQGWEALSLEEKWQQLLAFEQQLQHPEAFRVCEIDEKPHLLLFQQGQVLFESADPIAALNFFYRSYTHDWALRREKGSFLQTLDKQIKGTESYLYKLLQKQEELQTSASHRHVADLIMANLHSIPSGAQTAELTDFYSGQPVQVKLKKELSPQKNAEQYYRKAKNQQLEIQHLEDNLADKESRLEKLQQLRQEVEAEEDLKKLRSLRKQQLPDTEQQQSLPFRLFEYQQHQILVGKGASQNDELLRYHSRKDDLWLHAKDVTGSHVIIRRQPGKAVPNPVKEKAAQLAAWYSKRKSDTLCPVICTPRKWVRKSKGAPAGAVMVDKEEEVLLVEPRSYE, encoded by the coding sequence ATGCAAAATAATTATTACTTTCTGCGGCAGCTTAGCCAGCAACTGGAAAAGCTGCTGATGGGAGCTACTTTGTTTGAATGCTACTCTCAGAGTAAAGGTGAATTATCTTTGAGCTTTATGAGTAAAGAGGTTGCTGAAGTGCATGTGAAGGGCACCTTTCAGCCGGATTTTACCTGCCTGTACCTGCCCCTTCAGCTGCAGCGAGCCCGGCGCAACAGTGTAGACTTATTCCCGGAGGTAACAGGCAAAAAGGTGACAGGCCTGGTACAGTACAGCCATGACCGCAGCTTTTCCATTTGTTTTGAAGATGAGCGTAGCCTGCTTTTTAAGCTACATGGCAACAGGGCTAATGTTATACTCACCTATCAGGACCAGCCCATTAGCCTGTTTAAAAATAAACTGGCCAAAGACTGGCAGATACAACCAAAAGAGCTGCACCGGCATATAGCACCTGGCTTCAAAGATTTTGAGGAAGCGGGTGGTGATCCGCGAAAAGTATTTCCAACCCTAGGTCCGGAACCACTGGCTTATTTGCAGGAACAAGGCTGGGAAGCACTGTCCCTAGAGGAAAAATGGCAACAGCTGCTGGCTTTTGAGCAGCAATTGCAGCATCCGGAGGCTTTCCGGGTTTGTGAAATCGATGAAAAACCACATCTCCTGCTCTTTCAGCAGGGTCAGGTGCTCTTTGAATCTGCAGATCCCATTGCTGCCCTCAATTTCTTTTACCGCTCCTACACCCATGACTGGGCACTGCGCCGCGAGAAAGGCAGTTTTCTGCAAACACTAGACAAGCAGATTAAAGGAACAGAAAGTTACCTGTACAAACTGCTGCAGAAACAGGAGGAGTTGCAGACCTCCGCCAGCCACCGGCATGTAGCTGACCTGATCATGGCAAACCTGCACAGCATTCCCTCAGGTGCTCAAACAGCAGAATTAACAGACTTTTACAGTGGACAGCCGGTGCAGGTGAAGCTTAAGAAAGAGCTTAGCCCGCAGAAAAATGCAGAGCAGTATTACCGCAAGGCCAAAAATCAGCAGCTGGAAATACAGCACCTGGAAGATAACCTGGCCGACAAGGAAAGCCGGCTGGAGAAGCTGCAACAGCTAAGACAGGAAGTAGAAGCAGAGGAAGACCTGAAAAAGCTTCGCAGCCTGCGCAAGCAGCAGTTACCAGATACCGAACAGCAGCAATCACTCCCTTTCCGTCTGTTTGAGTACCAGCAGCACCAGATCCTGGTGGGCAAGGGTGCCAGCCAGAATGATGAGCTGCTGCGCTACCACAGCCGCAAAGATGATCTTTGGCTGCACGCAAAAGATGTTACCGGCTCGCATGTGATCATCAGGCGCCAGCCTGGTAAAGCAGTACCTAACCCGGTAAAGGAAAAAGCAGCACAGCTTGCGGCCTGGTACAGCAAACGTAAAAGCGATACCCTCTGCCCCGTTATCTGCACGCCGCGCAAATGGGTACGTAAATCCAAGGGAGCACCTGCCGGCGCTGTAATGGTAGACAAGGAAGAAGAAGTACTGCTGGTAGAACCCAGATCTTATGAGTAG